The Arachis hypogaea cultivar Tifrunner chromosome 19, arahy.Tifrunner.gnm2.J5K5, whole genome shotgun sequence genome has a window encoding:
- the LOC112779555 gene encoding galactinol synthase 1, which yields MATPELVQGSVKSGAAGITKQASVPSCAYVTFLAGNGDYVKGVVGLAKGLRKVKSAYPLVVAVLPDVPEEHRRILESQGCILREIEPLYPPENHTQFAMAYYVINYSKLRIWEFMEYKKMIYLDGDIQVYENIDELFDVPDGNLYAVMDCFCEKTWSHTPQYKIGYCQQCPQKVKWPIEELGQSPSLYFNAGMFVFEPSIQTYHHLLATLQVTTPTPFAEQDFLNMYFRNIYKPIPLDYNLVLAMLWRHPQNVDLQKVKVVHYCAAGSKPWRYTGKEENMQREDIKKLVQKWWDIYNDSSLDYKKPDVDPLVVALPKAAQLHYIAAPSAA from the exons ATGGCTACCCCAGAACTAGTTCAGGGCAGTGTGAAATCCGGTGCGGCAGGGATCACAAAACAGGCGAGTGTTCCGAGTTGTGCGTACGTGACGTTCCTGGCAGGGAACGGTGATTACGTGAAAGGTGTGGTGGGTTTGGCAAAAgggttgaggaaggtgaagaGTGCGTACCCATTGGTGGTCGCTGTTCTACCTGATGTACCAGAAGAGCACCGTAGGATATTGGAGTCTCAAGGGTGCATTCTTCGTGAGATCGAACCTCTTTATCCACCTGAGAACCACACACAGTTTGCCATGGCCTACTACGTCATCAACTACTCCAAACTACGTATTTGGGAG TTTATGGAATACAAGAAGATGATTTACTTGGACGGAGACATTCAAGTTTACGAAAACATTGACGAGCTGTTTGATGTTCCTGATGGAAACTTGTACGCTGTGATGGACTGCTTCTGCGAGAAGACATGGAGCCACACACCACAATACAAGATCGGTTACTGTCAACAGTGCCCTCAGAAAGTGAAGTGGCCAATTGAGGAGTTGGGCCAATCACCTTCCCTTTACTTCAACGCTGGCATGTTTGTGTTTGAGCCTAGCATTCAAACCTACCATCACTTGCTCGCAACACTTCAAGTCACCACGCCTACCCCGTTTGCCGAGCAGGATTTTCTTAATATGTATTTCAGGAACATTTATAAGCCAATTCCTTTGGACTACAACCTTGTCCTTGCTATGCTCTGGCGTCACCCTCAGAATGTGGACCTTCAAAAAGTTAAGGTTGTCCATTATTGTGCTGCG GGATCAAAGCCATGGAGGTACACAGGAAAGGAAGAGAATATGCAGagagaggacataaagaagctgGTGCAGAAGTGGTGGGATATATACAATGACTCTTCGCTTGACTACAAGAAGCCAGATGTGGACCCCCTTGTTGTGGCTTTACCGAAGGCTGCTCAACTTCACTATATAGCTGCACCCTCTGCAGCTTAA